The Heyndrickxia vini genome contains a region encoding:
- the pdaB gene encoding polysaccharide deacetylase family sporulation protein PdaB: MNFFMILSGTKLKHFLFIVVLSLFTALFIYSQTTAQVAVFSTKAGPKAIYKGEKGIALTFNIGWGDQKAEPIVNTLVKNEVKSATFFLSGSWAERHPDIVEKIVKNGYEIGNLGYAYEDYTDLESGEIRKDVVKAQDVFKKLNVKNIKLLRAPTGHFDKKTLKVAEDLGLTVVHWSINSEDWTNPGVKQIIKNIDKAKNGDIILLHASDAAKQTNRALPLIVSKLKSRGSFTNVSDMIANGKVKSTLIK, from the coding sequence ATGAATTTTTTTATGATTTTAAGTGGGACGAAACTGAAACACTTTTTGTTTATTGTAGTACTTTCGTTATTTACTGCACTTTTTATCTATTCCCAAACAACTGCTCAAGTCGCTGTTTTTTCGACGAAGGCAGGCCCTAAAGCAATATACAAAGGAGAGAAAGGAATCGCGCTGACTTTTAATATTGGCTGGGGTGATCAAAAGGCAGAACCAATCGTAAATACTTTAGTTAAGAACGAGGTAAAGTCTGCAACCTTCTTCTTATCAGGTTCTTGGGCTGAACGCCACCCAGATATTGTAGAGAAAATCGTTAAAAATGGATATGAAATTGGTAACCTTGGTTACGCATATGAAGATTATACAGATCTGGAGTCTGGAGAAATAAGGAAAGATGTGGTGAAAGCACAAGATGTTTTTAAAAAGCTGAATGTTAAAAACATTAAACTGCTCCGTGCTCCTACCGGCCATTTTGATAAAAAAACATTAAAAGTTGCCGAAGATCTTGGTTTGACCGTTGTTCATTGGAGCATCAATTCAGAGGATTGGACGAATCCTGGAGTTAAGCAAATAATTAAAAATATTGACAAAGCTAAAAATGGAGATATTATATTGTTGCACGCCTCTGATGCAGCTAAACAAACGAATCGTGCACTACCTTTAATAGTTTCTAAATTGAAAAGTAGAGGGTCTTTTACAAATGTTTCCGATATGATTGCAAACGGAAAAGTTAAGTCAACCTTAATAAAATAG